A stretch of Apodemus sylvaticus chromosome 18, mApoSyl1.1, whole genome shotgun sequence DNA encodes these proteins:
- the Mfap3l gene encoding microfibrillar-associated protein 3-like — protein MGLRKSHLTVCLPPSVPFLILVSALATAKSVTNSTLNGTDVVLGSVPVIIARTDHIIVKEGNSALINCSAYGIPDLEFKWYNSVGKLLRETDDEKERGGGKWQMLDGGLLNITKVSFSDRGKYTCVASNIYGTINNTVTLRVIFTSGDMGVYYMVVCLVAFTVVMILNITRLCMMSSHLKKTEKAINEFFRTEGAEKLQKAFEIAKRIPIITSAKTLELAKVTQFKTMEFARYIEELARSVPLPPLIMNCRTIMEEIMEVVGLEEQGQNFVRHTPEGQEAPDRDEVYTIPNSLKRSESPTADSDGSSLHEQPQQIAIKVSVHPQSKKDHVDDQEGGHFEVKDEDETEPSEEHSPETAEPSTDITTTELTSEETSPVEAPDQGLPPAHLETTEPAVTCDRNTCIIYESHV, from the exons ATGGGTCTTCGGAAGAGCCATCTGACTGTGTGTTTACCACCTTCTGTGCCCTTTTTAATCCTAGTATCCGCTCTAGCCACTGCGAAGAGTGTGACCAACAGCACTTTAAATGGCACTGATGTGGTCTTGGGCTCTGTGCCCGTAATCATTGCCAGAACTGACCATATCATAGTCAAAGAGGGGAACAGTGCCTTGATTAATTGCAGCGCTTATGGCATTCCTGACCTAGAATTTAAGTGGTACAATTCTGTTGGCAAGCTGCTGAGAGAAACCGACGACGAGAAGGAGCGAGGAGGAG GAAAATGGCAAATGCTGGATGGTGGCCTCCTGAACATCACCAAGGTGTCTTTCTCTGACAGAGGTAAATACACATGTGTGGCGTCTAACATCTATGGCACTATAAACAACACGGTGACCCTGAGGGTCATCTTTACCTCTGGAGACATGGGTGTGTACTATATGGTTGTGTGCCTCGTAGCCTTCACCGTTGTCATGATCCTCAACATCACCCGCCTGTGTATGATGAGCAGCCACCTGAAGAAGACGGAGAAAGCCATCAATGAGTTCTTTAGGACAGAAGGTGCAGAGAAGCTGCAGAAGGCTTTTGAGATTGCTAAACGCATCCCCATCATAACCTCAGCTAAAACTCTAGAGCTTGCCAAAGTAACTCAGTTCAAAACCATGGAATTTGCTAGATACATCGAAGAGCTTGCCAGGAGCGTGCCCCTGCCTCCCCTCATCATGAACTGCAGGACGATCATGGAGGAGATCATGGAAGTGGTCGGGCTGGAGGAGCAGGGGCAGAATTTTGTGAGGCATACCCCGGAAGGCCAGGAAGCCCCAGATAGGGATGAGGTGTACACAATCCCCAACTCTCTGAAGCGAAGTGAGTCTCCCACCGCTGACTCAGATGGTTCATCATTGCATGAACAGCCTCAGCAGATTGCCATCAAGGTCTCGGTTCACCCCCAGTCCAAAAAGGACCACGTGGATGACCAGGAGGGAGGACACTTTGAGGTCAAAGATGAAGATGAGACAGAACCATCGGAGGAACATTCCCCAGAGACTGCAGAGCCTTCTACAGACATAACAACCACAGAGCTGACATCTGAAGAGACGTCACCTGTAGAGGCACCAGATCAAGGACTGCCACCAGCACACCTAGAAACAACAGAGCCAGCAGTGACATGTGACAGAAACACCTGCATTATTTATGAAAGCCATGTCTAA